The DNA sequence TCGGCCACCTCGGTTTCGGTGGGGGTCTCGGTGCTACTCACTGATTTCTCCTTCGGTTGTGGCTACACCGTCGCGTAGCCATTGGACAATTTGGTGGGGGTCGGTCTCGGTGAGTTCGCCGATGCGGCGGGCGAACACTTCGGTGATGCTGAGTAATTGCCTAAGCAATACTCCCGCGTTATCGACATAGGTTCCGGCGATGAATTGCGCGGCGGCATTGTTGCCGTCGAGGGCGGCGTCGACCAGGGCGAGCGCGTCTCGGGCGGCGTCGATTTCCTCGGCTGCTTCGGGATTCATCGGTTTTCCTTTCGGGCGGCGGTTACTGCGATGGATCGGGAGCGGTCCCTCCGCGCCCAGTGCGGCGTCTCGATGCCGCGGTGGCACGGTTCACCCGGTGGTGCGTGGCATGTTGGGCAACGGGTGGCGAGAGCGGTGTCGGTCACTGGTTTCCCCCGCCACCGATGACCCGCAGCCGGCTGCGGTTGACGTTCTCGGCGCAGCGATCACGTACCGGGCATCGGCCGCAGATTTCGATGGCGTCCTCGGCGGCCTGGCGGTCACCATCTGCCGCCTGGTCGAATAGTCCGACGTGATCGCGGCAGGCGGCACG is a window from the Mycobacterium sp. SVM_VP21 genome containing:
- a CDS encoding WhiB family transcriptional regulator; amino-acid sequence: MTAPTRRGRPDTAPPPWMVLLGAILTDVPRLPGRAACRDHVGLFDQAADGDRQAAEDAIEICGRCPVRDRCAENVNRSRLRVIGGGGNQ